The following coding sequences are from one Triticum dicoccoides isolate Atlit2015 ecotype Zavitan chromosome 4A, WEW_v2.0, whole genome shotgun sequence window:
- the LOC119283898 gene encoding uncharacterized protein LOC119283898, which translates to MEARTSSTAAAAAPLPPDDLLLEILLRLPPEPIHLFRAFFVCKHWRGLVHDARFLRRFRDFHGGTPPVLGFFNQAGPPLFVPTSGGFALSTATVFPDDWWALDCRHGRVLLDSCRTRTLLVWEPMTGDKRYLPPPAQASHGSFEYNAAVLCAAGHTDHGDCHSCPFLVAFVFSHQTDFITSACVFSSETGVWGEITSILVPYALGQATPTALVGNTIYWLLDNCSIFEFDLDKHMLGLTEEFPYDALESYERQIVIMPTDVGWLGLAGVEEFNLHLWSKVASVDGVVTWTHQRVIDLKKFLPPEVVAGCMVQDIRAEAVGYAEDADVIFIDVYPSIYMIHLKSMKVKEVSGKLICKYILPYSCFYAPGIAIDGGKDQA; encoded by the exons ATGGAGGCACGGACGAGCTCGacggcggccgccgccgcgccgcttccCCCGGACGATCTCCTCCTGGAGATCCTGCTCCGCCTCCCGCCGGAGCCGATCCACCTCTTCCGCGCCTTCTTCGTCTGCAAGCACTGGCGCGGCCTCGTCCACGACGCCCGCTTCCTTCGCCGCTTCCGCGATTTCCACGGCGGGACGCCTCCCGTGCTCGGCTTCTTCAACCAGGCAGGGCCTCCCTTATTCGTCCCCACCTCCGGCGGCTTCGCGCTCTCCACCGCCACCGTGTTCCCCGATGACTGGTGGGCCCTCGACTGTCGCCACGGCCGCGTCCTCCTGGACAGCTGCCGCACCCGGACGCTGCTCGTCTGGGAACCCATGACCGGTGACAAGCGCTACCTGCCGCCCCCTGCGCAGGCCTCTCATGGGAGCTTCGAGTACAATGCCGCAGTTCTGTGCGCGGCTGGGCACACCGACCACGGCGACTGCCATTCCTGCCCGTTTCTCGTGGCGTTCGTGTTCAGTCACCAGACAGATTTCATCACCTCCGCATGCGTCTTCTCGTCCGAGACCGGTGTCTGGGGTGAGATCACTTCGATTCTTGTGCCATATGCATTAGGTCAGGCAACGCCCACGGCTCTGGTTGGAAACACAATCTACTGGCTGTTGGACAACTGCAGCATCTTTGAGTTTGATTTGGATAAGCATATGCTGGGTCTGACTGAGGAGTTCCCATATGACGCGCTAGAAAGCTACGAAAGACAGATTGTCATCATGCCTACAGATGTTGGATGGCTTGGTTTGGCCGGAGTTGAAGAATTCAATCTCCATCTGTGGTCAAAGGTGGCGAGCGTTGACGGGGTAGTGACATGGACACACCAAAGGGTCATTGATCTCAAAAAGTTTCTTCCTCCCGAAGTAGTGGCGGGGTGTATGGTTCAAGATATTCGAGCGGAGGCAGTTGGCTATGCGGAAGATGCTGATGTGATCTTCATTGATGTGTATCCTAGCATCTACATGATCCATCTCAAGTCCATGAAGGTCAAGGAGGTGTCAGGCAAACTCATCTGCAAATACATTTTGCCTTACTCATGTTTCTACGCTCCAG GAATTGCCATTGATGGTGGAAAAGATCAAGCTTAA